One genomic segment of bacterium includes these proteins:
- a CDS encoding sulfite exporter TauE/SafE family protein: MLDFQDLYITLAGILIGYISSITGGLGLMAVPLLVHFGLTPQIAVTTSKFGALGMVIGSLLRFSKTNNINHELVPKLVLIQFLGTLLGAYIFVQLPQGPWMKTAVAGLTLMLLPVTFLRNPKQDSETATQDKSQIGYFLYFLISIYLGIYGAGAGPLVFMTFVHCFGLSLIAANA, translated from the coding sequence ATGCTAGATTTTCAGGATCTCTATATTACCCTCGCGGGGATACTCATCGGCTATATCAGTTCAATCACAGGTGGACTGGGATTGATGGCTGTGCCGCTTTTAGTACATTTCGGATTGACTCCCCAAATCGCAGTGACCACCAGTAAATTTGGCGCACTGGGGATGGTGATCGGCTCACTGCTGCGCTTTTCTAAAACTAATAATATCAACCATGAGCTGGTCCCAAAGCTAGTCTTGATTCAATTTCTTGGCACATTGCTGGGTGCTTATATTTTCGTCCAGCTACCACAAGGTCCTTGGATGAAGACCGCTGTAGCTGGTTTAACCTTAATGTTATTACCAGTTACTTTTTTGAGAAACCCCAAGCAAGATTCTGAGACTGCTACTCAAGACAAATCTCAAATTGGTTATTTTTTATATTTTTTAATTTCGATCTACCTGGGCATTTATGGCGCTGGAGCTGGCCCCCTGGTCTTCATGACATTTGTGCACTGCTTTGGCTTGAGTTTAATCGCTGCAAATGCAA